CGgctgcctccacgggctcatgCAAGATCGCTTCCCTGAGCTTGGAATGACGAAGCAAAATTGCCAGGAGGTTAGCTGGGTCCAGTCCACGGTCTTCTTCGGCTTCTCCACGACGTCCATACCAACGGAGCAGCTCCTCAACAGGAGCAGCAATCCGCGCTACTATCTCAAGGCCAAGTCCGACCACGTGCAAGAGCCCATTCCAAGGGACGTGTGGGAGAGCATATGGACGGCGTGGCTCGAGAAGCCCGAGGCCGCGCTGCTCATGCTGGACCCTTACGGCGGCTTGATGAGCAGCATCTCGCCATCGAAAACGCCGTTCCCGCACCGGCAGGGGAACCTTTACCAGCTCCAGTACTACTCGTTCTGGTACGAGAACGGGACGGCAGCAGCGGAGAAGCGAATGAGCTGGGTCAGGGGACTGTACAAGGAGATGGAGCCTTACGTGTCCAAGAACCCAAGGGCTGTGTATGTCAACTACAGGGACCTTGACCTCGGGACGAATGAGTTGGACGGCAACGTGACGAGCTATGAGAAGGCTAGAGTCTGGGGAGAGAAGtatttcaaaggaaattttaagAGGTTGGCAGCTGTGAAGGCCATGGTGGATCCCGATGATTTCTTCAAGAACGAGCAGAGTATCCCTCCTCTTCCCGCTGCCAAAATATAGATTCCATTTGATCTGGTATGGGCGCTTTCATTTCTTTGGAGTGTGCACTGCTCGTGATTGTCTTTGCATGTCTTAGCGGTTTGGTCTTTGAGACTCTTATTTCGGTCTCTATGGCTAAAATCGTGCGTCTTGGTGATGTGACGTGTTTATAATCATGGGTGGAATAAAAAGAAACGTGTATCGTGTCTAGTTtatgaaaaataataaataaaatggaATGATATTGTCCCTTTCTCCAAAGGGTGACTGGGCTCTTCGCTGTGATAGGTGTGTCCTTGCATGAAACACACTACACGGACACGCAATCAAATGTGCATATTAGAGCATCTACACCAGGACTTGACAAATCCGCCTCCCTATAGTTTAGGGTACGAGTTGACCCCGACATGATAAGCATCCTTGATTCTACTCGAGTACCCATAGAGATAGTAAATATGACTCCAGTTAAGACAACAATTACATCATCGCGTCTAGCGATTTTAAAATATGTCCTTTTCTCTCAAAGAGAATGGAAGCATTTCACTTCCCTCAACATAGAGTTCGTGAtgcatatgtccacaaggcacatatcatCTTTCACCAGATTAACCCCCGTAGAAATCCATATATAGACTTGAAGATTCTCAATAAAAAAATCGTTGTAGAATACATACAAATGTCATGTACCAAAGTGCTAatacaatatattgtgatatacaatatacCATGACAACAATAATTATGTTCTTATTAGAACAGAACTGAACATAAATTATATTGACCACTCAGGAGATTGAGAGACTAGACAAAGTCTTCAACCATGTTAGTTGAGTCGGGTTGATGGTTGAAGTGGGCTTCAAACCTTTGCCCTTAAGGTCCTTTGTGTCTCACAGATTGCTGATACATAAGAGCCAAATGCTGAGATCTGGATTGATATAATACCTTACGGTGTATAAGCCAACATATTTTTTCTGTTAGCGGTGTGCCTCCGACTAGAGGTGAATCCATGGGTCTTGGATTGCACAcattatatcatgagacacaagaGTGATCATGATCTCCATGGCCCAGGTGGGGCGGTGGTGGCCATTAAGAGCTTATGCCTCAAATTTTGTAGCCATCGATtaccagagataattaatttacggTCACTAAATTAAAAACTATCATGGTTAATGTTGTAATAGAACTGCAAATATTTGATACTCAAGTGAATAACTTGAAAAATTCTCAACCTCAATTGTGCGAACATAACACATTGCAGATCACAAAGATCTCACAGTAATAGGCTGCATAATCTAACAATGTGAGTAGATGCGCATGTTTCTATTACCGTGTGTATGTTAGCAATTTAAAAATAAAGAAATACACACCGGAGGTAATCGCTTGTCGAGATTGACACAACGCAGACCTTGCAGTAATAGTTGATAGTCTGCAAATGAGCACTAGATCCAACTCATTACCTTGTGATTCCAAATACAATGAGGGAAATATAACTCAAAAAATTGCAAGTTTGATATACGAGAAAAATTAATTCGACCGCAAAAACATGTTCTTGAGAATTTGATGTGGTAAACACATTGAACATGTCAAGTATCAACATACACACATTTCTGGAGTtttgaaactcaacagaaaatggGTTAAATGCATAGCACTAGTAGTTGGACCATGTTGACAGCTCTTTCATTGAGAGTGAtgcttagggcatcttcaatgcaaGACGCCTATATGGGCGCTAAGGGAAATAAAATAAATCTTGGAAAATTAAAAGCCCATCTAAGCGCTGTTTGTTACACGCTGAGCGCTAATTATGGGGGCGCTAAGGGAACCGGCCGCTACACGCAGCCTTCCATCTCGTACGAGAAAATAGCTCGAGCGCTCGGTTCCTTTTCTGGCATCGATGCCGTATATAGCGCCAGGATTGGAAGGCCCAACTGCCCCATCGACCGGGAATTCGATCCTGGCGCCTACGCTAGCGCCCAGCGTTGTAGATGCCCTTATATACAAGTTGGGGGGACGCAACCAGAGGATGCGTCTAACTGCCCGACGGTTAAGACGGGGAAATTTCCCCATAATTAACACATGTTAATTAACTCTACCAAAATTTACCACACCAGTACCCCATCGTGCCCCTGCTGTGGCTGCTACACAGCCCATCCAGCGAAGGGCAAATTTGGTGTTTTGAACCTTTTGCAAAAGTTTAGCCGGATCTGACCCTGGTTTGAAAAAAAATCGGGAACTGACCCTTTTCCTACCGCCGGGGTCTATGGCGGTAGGGTATACGAGCCTACCACCGAGGCCCCTAGTGGTAGccaacttatccacgtcagcgcggTGTGCCCCTACCGTCGTCGACTCTGGCGGTAGAAAAAGGGTCAGGTCTCGAAAAGGTTTCAGACTAGGGTAAGCTCCGGCTATACTTTCGCAAATGGTCAAAACACGCAATTTAGCCCCAGCGAACCCACACACCAGGATGAGCAGATATAAGCATGCAGTGCCATAACCGAATACTgactccattcctaaatataagtctttttaaagattccacTATGGTCTACATACAGAGGTTTTCAGTACTGCTTTTACCTCACTAGGTGTTGGATGACGAAGGAGGTGGATGCTGCCAAGATGCAATAAACGGCTCCAGAGTAATGGGAAGCTGCTCCCATTGGTGTTGGTAGTTGCCCTAGCCTGTGTGTGCGCCATAGGCAAATGAGTTGGGGGCAGTAAGTTGCTGTGGATACCAATGGTAGCTGGCTCCGCTGCTATTGTTGAAGGATGGCTGGGGTACCTgaaatcacaggcaacagatgatgGAAAAACAGCCACCTAGGCCACACATCAAAAAGTAGCACATCACAGCATAGCAGAAATAGATAATTTCATCTTTGTTGCTTATTATATTCCAATGAACTCAAAAATGAATATAACAGTTTACTTGCTTTTAGGCTTACTGATTACATATTTTTAATCTTGGTGCCCATAGTTTATTTTCCTCTTTTACTTTCAAAACACATAATACAAAATTGCACAGAACATGTCAACTTTGGTCCATCAACCGTAACAGCACATGTGAAGGAGTTACTACCAAGAATACGCATCTCGCGAGTAATTTTTAACACGTGAAGATGGTCCGTTCCAGGGCTACAGAGCTACAGGTCAATAGAGGAGATAGCAGAATATCATAAGCTTCACCAATGTTTTTACCTCATGAGGTCCAAACTCACTGCTATAAGTGAAAAGCCGTTTTAATGGTGGTGGCTGCTGCCACAGTGGCCGGTTGTTGTGACGACCATGTACAGGGGCAAACATTGCATAACCAGGGCCACATGGTCCATCTGGCTTGTTGAAGTATTGCCGCGCTGGCTGGAATGGTACATTCTAATTAATCTTTCTTGATGATGATAAGAAAATAGACAACTGTGAAACAGGGTATATGGAATACGACATACCAGATTGTTTTGGGGCCACAATGACTGCCCAGGGGGATAGCATGGCACATCCCACTTTTTGAAGCACTGCTGTTGTGTCTGTAAATGGTGCATTCTAATTAATCTTGCTGAACGATTAAGGAAAAATGGATTGGAAACAGGGCATATGGGATTGCCAACTATCGATGCATGGCAAAGCGAACAACAACACAAGGACAAAATTCACAAAAGCAAGTTCACACGGATCTCGGCCAAATATACCTTCTGCTCTTTCTTCCGCTCTAGCTCATGCTCTATCTCCCGCTCTAGCTCCAGCACCTTCTCGTCAAGCTGCTGCTCACATCGCCAATAAAAGAGAAAGTGAGAGAGAGAAATCGGATGAGCCACAGATAATAAACAGAACGCAAATTAGACTGCCGTTGCGGAACCTTCCGCAGATTGTTTTCAATAGGATGGACCTGAGAAATATAATCATTCTGCATAATACTCCCAACAACATTTCGTGCACGCTTGTTTTTCTGAGCCCATTCCAATGGCCTGATGAACAGAAAGTCAATTAGGCAAGAGATCAGGTAAAACTAATTGGCGAATAGCCATCAAATTATAGAATGAATTGATCTAAGTCGGATCATAGGTGCCCAGGCCTTAGCAGAAGAGAGGTTCCGAAGAGAATAAGAAGCTTGCCTTTGGATTTTGCACCTTGGCTCGCAGGAATTGAGCTCACCCACACAGATCTATGCACAGAAGATATGGTAAGTTACTTGGCGGAAATTCTTTCTTTGAAATAAAAAGTGATGCCAAATACTTACTGAGGAGTTGCTTGGATGATTTGCAGAGCTGCTAGCCTCCTCTGGGATCTTGCGACACGCTGAGACTTCAGTGCCTACACAAACCGCTAAATTCATAAGCAACACCATACTTACAATCCTAGGTTTCTTAGGGAACCGGCAAATATGCAGAAAACACACAAAGCAATATGCAGGCATCAGGCAGCCATCAAGTGGCTCCAAACAGCCCCCAGGTTAATTTGCCAAGGCAGTCACAAGAAGAACATAATAACTAAGTAGATAAGGACTGTAAGCATTGCATAGGCATGGCGAACAATAAGAGCAGCTAACAGTTACCTCGAGTCATATCCAGATGGCGGGACAATGTACAGGCAAAGAAAGGATGTTGAGGGTCATAGCGAAGTTCGTAATAAAAATCATCCGGAAGATAATACTTTCCAATTGCTTTCACTGCCTTGTTTCCCAAGTCAACATCGGCGACCCATCCATCCTGAATGCTGGGTTCCAGCACAGATTTGAGATAAAGAATATCGTCACCATCCGGGCTCAGGATGGGGAAAGCTGAGTAGAGGTCCCTGAATGTCAACTTTTCGCCCTTTAGCCCGGGCAACAAAGATGAATGCGCTGATCCGTCGACAACCAAGATGTCAGCGACATTGGCAGCACATGTCTGGCGCCAACAGTTGGACGAAACTGTCCGAGTCCATGTCACAGCCCTCCAGGCACCCCCAAAGGACAGCTGCTTGCAATGCCAATCCACGGCTTTGCCCTCGAGCGACATGATCAAGTCCGAATCGTAGATAACATCATCCTTGTCGCTCTGGCTTTCAGGAGCAAGATTCTCCATCTCAATGAACTTGAGCACGCCATCAACATATGCGAGATCCCGAAACCACCAGAGATTTGGGTGAGATTCCCCTCTAGTTTCTTTCTTCTCTTTGCTTGAGGAGGGGGGATGTGACATTTTAGTTTGTATCTGTTCCCAGGCAACGGCTCGGGCAACGGGATGAACCTTGCATGATCTTGACGCAGGTCGCA
This region of Triticum aestivum cultivar Chinese Spring chromosome 2D, IWGSC CS RefSeq v2.1, whole genome shotgun sequence genomic DNA includes:
- the LOC123051909 gene encoding uncharacterized protein, with the protein product MQNDYISQQLDEKVLELEREIEHELERKKEQKTQQQCFKKWDVPCYPPGQSLWPQNNLPARQYFNKPDGPCGPGYAMFAPVHGRHNNRPLWQQPPPLKRLFTYSSEFGPHEVPQPSFNNSSGASYHWYPQQLTAPNSFAYGAHTG